In Rosa chinensis cultivar Old Blush chromosome 1, RchiOBHm-V2, whole genome shotgun sequence, a genomic segment contains:
- the LOC112182082 gene encoding ORM1-like protein 2 — protein MASLYVKAVPPADLNRNTEWFMYPGVWTTYILILFFSWLLVLSIFGCSPGMAWTIVNLSHFAVTYQFFHWKKGTPFAEDQGIYNGLTWWEQMDNGKQLTRNRKFLTVVPVVLYLIASHTTDYQHPMLFLNTLAVIVLVIAKFPNMHKVRIFGINGDK, from the exons ATGGCGAGCCTGTATGTGAAAGCTGTGCCTCCTGCGGATCTGAATAGGAACACAGAGTGGTTCATGTACCCTGGCGTTTGGACCACCTATATactcatcctcttcttctcttggcTCCTTGTGCTCTCGATTTTTGGCTGCTCTCCTGGCATGGCTTGGACCATAGTCAATCTCTCTCATTTCGCG GTAACTTATCAATTCTTCCACTGGAAAAAAGGAACTCCTTTTGCCGAAGACCAGGGGATCTACAATGGATTGACTTGGTGGGAGCAGATGGATAATGGGAAGCAGCTCACCCGTAACAGGAAGTTCTTAACGGTTGTTCCTGTGGTGCT GTACTTGATAGCCTCACACACAACTGACTATCAGCACCCGATGCTCTTTCTCAACACTCTTGCGGTCATTGTTCTAGTGATTGCCAAATTCCCAAACATGCACAAAGTCCGGATTTTTGGAATCAATGGAGATAAGTGA
- the LOC112169478 gene encoding uncharacterized protein LOC112169478 — MEFLQIPQHLHNACHSKTFSRTSHDTHWTAPKVSHLKVNTDATWDSSTNSCGIAAVVRDSNGLLVGGSSRFDMASSPLAAEALAIQLGLTLASSLSLSSFQLESDSLVLISAFLNPLSTVDWSASQLVSRIRSQAALFHRVNWHWASRRANRAADLVAALALHRVCIDDWTSNPPPSLMRILLFDAAGPPP; from the coding sequence ATGGAGTTCCTTCAGATTCCTCAACATCTGCACAATGCTTGTCACTCCAAAACTTTCTCCAGGACTTCTCATGATACACATTGGACTGCTCCAAAGGTCAGCCATCTAAAAGTCAATACCGATGCTACATGGGACTCATCCACAAATTCTTGTGGGATAGCAGCAGTTGTTCGGGACTCTAACGGTCTTCTTGTTGGGGGTTCTTCCCGGTTCGATATGGCTTCCTCTCCTTTGGCGGCTGAAGCTTTAGCAATCCAGCTTGGTCTCACGCTagcctcctctctctctctttcttcttttcaactGGAATCAGACTCATTAGTTTTGATCTCTGCTTTTTTAAACCCTCTTTCGACGGTGGACTGGTCAGCGTCTCAGCTGGTTTCTCGAATCCGGTCTCAGGCTGCTCTTTTTCATCGTGTTAACTGGCACTGGGCTAGTAGAAGGGCTAACAGAGCTGCAGATCTGGTGGCGGCGTTGGCTTTGCATAGGGTGTGTATTGATGATTGGACCTCCAATCCTCCCCCCTCCCTAATGCGCATTTTACTTTTTGATGCTGCGGGGCCTCCTCCCTAG
- the LOC112195174 gene encoding dof zinc finger protein DOF3.7 isoform X1 gives MDTAQWPQEIGLEKTMEENMGSEARLASEKRARPQEQLNCPRCNSTNTKFCYYNNYSLTQPRYFCKTCRRYWTEGGTLRNVPVGGGSRKNKKSTSSTASSSAISSSKNIIPDLNPPNLSHFSSQNPRMTHEGQDLNLAFSANVEHYNGTSTAHYVDHHQVPKMESNNSSALELLRGTGIASRGVNSYIPNSIQDSNAVLYSSSGFSLQEFKPSHLGFCVDGVGSRYGDHPQENGGNGRLLFPFGDLKQISSTTTGHHELDQNKGQGNPSGYWNGLMGGGSW, from the exons ATGGACACTGCTCAATGGCCTCAG GAAATTGGATTGGAGAAGACAATGGAAGAGAATATGGGGTCTGAGGCAAGGTTAGCCTCAGAGAAAAGGGCAAGGCCTCAAGAGCAATTGAATTGTCCAAGGTGCAATTCAACCAACACCAAGTTTTGTTACTACAACAACTATAGCCTCACTCAACCAAGATACTTCTGCAAAACATGCAGAAGGTATTGGACTGAAGGTGGAACTCTCAGAAATGTTCCTGTTGGAGGAGGTTCAAGAAAGAACAAGAAGTCAACATCATCAACAGCTTCATCGTCAGCGATTTCTTCATCAAAGAATATCATTCCTGATCTTAACCCACCAAATTTGTCTCACTTTTCATCTCAAAACCCTAGGATGACCCATGAAGGCCAAGATCTTAATCTGGCCTTTTCTGCTAATGTGGAGCACTACAATGGTACTAGTACTGCTCATTATGTTGATCATCACCAGGTGCCCAAAATGGAAAGCAACAACTCATCGGCTTTAGAGCTGCTTAGGGGTACTGGCATTGCTTCTAGAGGTGTGAATTCATATATACCAAACTCAATCCAGGATTCGAATGCAGTGCTTTATTCATCGTCCGGGTTCTCTTTGCAAGAATTCAAACCAAGTCATCTTGGTTTTTGTGTTGATGGGGTTGGAAGTAGGTATGGTGATCATCCTCAAGAGAATGGTGGTAATGGAAGGCTCTTGTTTCCATTTGGGGATTTGAAGCAAATCTCAAGCACTACTACAGGTCATCATGAACTTGATCAGAATAAGGGGCAAGGTAATCCATCTGGGTATTGGAATGGGTTAATGGGTGGAGGGTCATGGTAA
- the LOC112195174 gene encoding dof zinc finger protein DOF3.7 isoform X2 produces the protein MFKEIGLEKTMEENMGSEARLASEKRARPQEQLNCPRCNSTNTKFCYYNNYSLTQPRYFCKTCRRYWTEGGTLRNVPVGGGSRKNKKSTSSTASSSAISSSKNIIPDLNPPNLSHFSSQNPRMTHEGQDLNLAFSANVEHYNGTSTAHYVDHHQVPKMESNNSSALELLRGTGIASRGVNSYIPNSIQDSNAVLYSSSGFSLQEFKPSHLGFCVDGVGSRYGDHPQENGGNGRLLFPFGDLKQISSTTTGHHELDQNKGQGNPSGYWNGLMGGGSW, from the exons ATGTTCAAG GAAATTGGATTGGAGAAGACAATGGAAGAGAATATGGGGTCTGAGGCAAGGTTAGCCTCAGAGAAAAGGGCAAGGCCTCAAGAGCAATTGAATTGTCCAAGGTGCAATTCAACCAACACCAAGTTTTGTTACTACAACAACTATAGCCTCACTCAACCAAGATACTTCTGCAAAACATGCAGAAGGTATTGGACTGAAGGTGGAACTCTCAGAAATGTTCCTGTTGGAGGAGGTTCAAGAAAGAACAAGAAGTCAACATCATCAACAGCTTCATCGTCAGCGATTTCTTCATCAAAGAATATCATTCCTGATCTTAACCCACCAAATTTGTCTCACTTTTCATCTCAAAACCCTAGGATGACCCATGAAGGCCAAGATCTTAATCTGGCCTTTTCTGCTAATGTGGAGCACTACAATGGTACTAGTACTGCTCATTATGTTGATCATCACCAGGTGCCCAAAATGGAAAGCAACAACTCATCGGCTTTAGAGCTGCTTAGGGGTACTGGCATTGCTTCTAGAGGTGTGAATTCATATATACCAAACTCAATCCAGGATTCGAATGCAGTGCTTTATTCATCGTCCGGGTTCTCTTTGCAAGAATTCAAACCAAGTCATCTTGGTTTTTGTGTTGATGGGGTTGGAAGTAGGTATGGTGATCATCCTCAAGAGAATGGTGGTAATGGAAGGCTCTTGTTTCCATTTGGGGATTTGAAGCAAATCTCAAGCACTACTACAGGTCATCATGAACTTGATCAGAATAAGGGGCAAGGTAATCCATCTGGGTATTGGAATGGGTTAATGGGTGGAGGGTCATGGTAA